One Helicobacter suis HS1 genomic window, GAACCCTTTAACCTTTAAAAATCTCAATAAAGAGCGGCGTTTAAAAATTGGGGTGTTGAATAATTATTTAGAAGAGGCTAGCGAGGCGGTACGCATCGCCTATTTTGATACGGCACATCTCTTAGAGCAAATGGGGCATACAATCGTGCATCAAGAAATAACAGATAGCAAACACGCCATAGCTGCCTATTATGTTTTAAGCACAGCAGAGGCAAGTTCTAATTTAGCGCGCTTTGATGGGGTGCGCTATGGCAGGCGTGCACAAGCCCATAACCTTAAAGAACTCTATATTAAAAGCCGGAGCGAGGGCTTTGGGGCGGAGGTGAAACGGCGCATTATATTAGGTAATTTTGTGCTCAGTAGCGGGTATTTTGATGCCTACTATCTAAAAGCAAAGCAAGCCCGCGCCTTTATCAAGGCTGAGTACAACAAACTGTTTAAAGAAGTAGATGTTATTTTAGCCCCCGTAGCTCCAGATATTGCGCCTAAATTTAACGCCCATACTAGCCCCTTGCAGATGTATTTAAGCGATGTATACACCGTGGGAGTGAATTTAGCCGGTTTACCCGCTCTTTCCTTACCCGTAGCACAGAGTAAGGAGGGCTTGCCCATTGGCATGCAACTTATCGGGCGTGCTTTTGCAGAACAAGATATTTTAGATGTGGCCTTTGGTTTGGAGGAGGAAGTAGATTTTGTGTTTAAAGGAGAAGTATGCAAATAATTCAAAAAGCCTTGACTTTTGAAGATGTCCTTCTTGTGCCATGTTTTTCTGCTGTATTGCCCCAAGAGGTGAGTGTACACTCGCGTTTAAGCGTGCACATTGATTTAAATATCCCCTTTATTAGCGCGGCAATGGATACGGTAACAGAATACCAAAGCGCTATTGCTATGGCCAGATTAGGCGGTATTGGTGTGATTCATAAAAACATGGATACTAATTCGCAAGTAGCACAGGTTCTTAAAGTTAAAAAGAGTGAAAGCGGGGTGATTCACGATCCGATTTATATCTATGCAGACGCGAGTTTAGCAGAGGCTAAAGAGATTACAGATAATTATAAAATCTCAGGTGTACCTGTTGTGGATAAGGAAAGTAGGTTAATTGGTATCTTGACAAACCGCGATCTGCGCTTTGAAACAGATTGGGCTAAAAAAGTAGAGGAGGTGATGACTAAAGCCCCGCTTATCACGGCTAAAGCAGGCGTGAGTTTAGAGCAGGCTCAAGCCATCATGCACAAACATAAAATAGAAAAACTCCCCCTTGTAGATGAAAACAACATTTTAAAAGGGCTCATCACCATTAAAGATATCCAAAAGCGCATTGAATACCCACAGGCCAATAAAGATCATCTAGGGCGTTTACGGGTGGGTGCAGCTATTGGGGTTAAACAAATTGAGCGGGCGCGTGCTTTGGTTAAGGCTGGGGTAGATGTGTTGGTGCTAGATAGCGCGCATGGGCATTCTTTAAATGTGATTAAAACCCTAGAGGCGATTAAAAAAGAATTAGCCGTAGATGTGGTGGTGGGTAATGTCGTAACCGCACAGGCGAGTAAAGATTTAATCAATGCAGGAGCCGATGCGATTAAAGTAGGCATTGGTCCGGGGAGTATTTGTACAACCCGCATTGTAGCTGGTGTAGGTATGCCTCAGATGAGTGCAATTGATGCATGCTATCAAGAGGCAAGCAAACATAATATCCCCATTATTGCCGATGGCGGGATTAAATATTCAGGAGATGTAGCTAAGGCTTTGGCTGTGGGGGCGTCATGTGTGATGATTGGGAGTTTATTAGCCGGCACAGAAGAATCCCCCGGAGACATGCTCATCTATCAAGGACGCCAATATAAAAGTTATAGAGGCATGGGCAGTATTGGGGCGATGAGTAGGGGCAGTTCTGATCGCTATTTTCAAGAGGGGCTAGCCTCTGAAAAACTTGTACCAGAGGGCATTGAGGGGCGCGTGCCTTACAGGGGTAGGGTGGCTGATATTCTTTACCAGTTAGTGGGGGGTTTGCGATCGTCTATGGGTTATTTGGGCGCTAAGGATATTCCCACCCTCACTAAAAACGCCCAGTTTGTACAAATCACACAAGCCGGTCTTAAAGAATCCCATGTACACGATGTAGACATCACTAAAGAAGCCCCCAATTACCACGGATGAACCGAAATAAAATTTTTAGGGTAAAATACCCCCTTTTAAACCAAAAGATGAGGTTATTTGGATGGATTATTACGAACTTTTGGGTGTGGAAAGAAGCGCGAGTAAGGAGGCCATTAAAAAAGCCTTCAAACAGCTAGCCCGTAAATACCACCCTGATTACAACCCGGATAATAAAGAGGCAGAGGAAAAATTCAAACGCATTAGCGAAGCTTACAGCGTACTTAGCGATGATGAAAAGCGCCAAATTTATGATCGCTATGGCAAAGAAGGCTTAGAGGGTAGAGGTATGGGGGGATTTAATGATCTCTCAGATATTTTTTCTAACCTGTTTGGGGAGGATTCGATTTTTGGTAACGCCTTTGGTTTTGGCAATGCCACAAGGCAAAAACAATCCAAAATCCCTAAAGATCTGCGCATGCCCTTAAAACTTAGTTTTAAAGAGGCGGTTTTTGGCTGTAAAAAAACTATTAAACTAGACTATAAGACCCTGTGTTCTACTTGTCAAGGGAGTGGGGCTAAGGCGGGCAAATTAGAAACCTGTAGCAGTTGTAAAGGCAGAGGGCAGACTTTTATCCAACAGGGTTTTATGACCCTTTCTAGTACTTGCCCTAGATGCCATGGAAGCGGGGAAATTGTGGCAGAAAAATGCAGCGCATGTAAGGGGGAGGGCTTTAGCTTAGCCCAAGAGAGTTTTGAGATCAATGTGCCTGAGGGAATCGATCAACAAATGCGTATCCGCGTGTCTTCTAAAGGCAATGAATACAAAAAGGGCATGCGCGGGGATTTGTATGTGGAGGCGGTGGTTGGAGAAGATGAGCATTTTGTGCGCGATGGTAGCCAAATTTATATAGAGGTACCGGTTTTTTTTACCTCTATTCCACTGGGCAGTAAAATTATGGTGCCCTCCCTTAAAAAGGAATTAGAGCTACAAATCCCGCCTAATACAGGCGATCGCGCGCAGTTTGTGTTTAGAGGCGAGGGGGTAAAAGATGTGAATACGGGGCGTTATGGCGATTTGATCGCGGTGGTAAAAATTATCTATCCTAAAAAGCTAGAGGAGAAACAAAAAGAGCTCTTACTCAAACTCCATGAAAGCTTTGGCTATGAAAGCGAACCATATAAAAATGTCTTTGAGGTGTGTTATGGCAAAGTCAAACGCTGGTGGCAAGATCTCACCAAGAGCAAGGAGGCGTAGGGCTAGATTGCGCAGGGTAGGCTCTGCAATGTCCTATCCTATGATTATGGAACGCAGATTTACTAGAAAACTTTTGAATGCCTAGAGAAACGCTCCCCCTCTACCACTTCTTGCCTTTACACTCCCGCGCCTTAGCCTCGTTTAATTTTTAGGATTTGCTAGGTGTTGTTTTGTTATTTACGCTCACAAGGCTAACCGCGCTAGAATTAAAAAAGTCTTTTAGGAAAAATTTCATGAGCTTACTTTTTGGATTAGCATGCGTTTAAACTTTGACTTGCCTCCAATATAGGGCATATACTGCGTTAGTTTTGCAATTTTAAACCCACACTCTAACACACCATTTAAAATAGGATTGGTTGACACTGCAAAGGGTAAATCGTAGTCGTTAGGGATATAGCTATTATCCACGAGTAAAGTCCCGCTATCATCAAATCTTTTATACACATCAGGAATCTCCTCAAGGGGGACAAACTTTAGTCTAGCATTATTAACTCTATTTTTAATGGAAAAATTAGTAAAAAATGCCCTGCTGCGCGCACTAACTGGCGTTTAGGGG contains:
- the gatA gene encoding Asp-tRNA(Asn)/Glu-tRNA(Gln) amidotransferase subunit GatA; amino-acid sequence: MLSLKQAMSLGGSDLEQLKKEISQKVQENLELNAYICSPEANTGGVPILIKDNINVEGWEITCASRILQGYKAPYSATAIINLQQNGMCAFGRGNMDEFAMGSTSESSFYGPVKNPKDLARVAGGSSGGCASAVAGGLAIAALGSDTGGSIRQPASYCGCVGLKPTYGRVSRYGLVAYSSSLDQIGPLTQNVEDCALLLDAISGYDPHDSTSAKLENPLTFKNLNKERRLKIGVLNNYLEEASEAVRIAYFDTAHLLEQMGHTIVHQEITDSKHAIAAYYVLSTAEASSNLARFDGVRYGRRAQAHNLKELYIKSRSEGFGAEVKRRIILGNFVLSSGYFDAYYLKAKQARAFIKAEYNKLFKEVDVILAPVAPDIAPKFNAHTSPLQMYLSDVYTVGVNLAGLPALSLPVAQSKEGLPIGMQLIGRAFAEQDILDVAFGLEEEVDFVFKGEVCK
- the guaB gene encoding IMP dehydrogenase, producing the protein MQIIQKALTFEDVLLVPCFSAVLPQEVSVHSRLSVHIDLNIPFISAAMDTVTEYQSAIAMARLGGIGVIHKNMDTNSQVAQVLKVKKSESGVIHDPIYIYADASLAEAKEITDNYKISGVPVVDKESRLIGILTNRDLRFETDWAKKVEEVMTKAPLITAKAGVSLEQAQAIMHKHKIEKLPLVDENNILKGLITIKDIQKRIEYPQANKDHLGRLRVGAAIGVKQIERARALVKAGVDVLVLDSAHGHSLNVIKTLEAIKKELAVDVVVGNVVTAQASKDLINAGADAIKVGIGPGSICTTRIVAGVGMPQMSAIDACYQEASKHNIPIIADGGIKYSGDVAKALAVGASCVMIGSLLAGTEESPGDMLIYQGRQYKSYRGMGSIGAMSRGSSDRYFQEGLASEKLVPEGIEGRVPYRGRVADILYQLVGGLRSSMGYLGAKDIPTLTKNAQFVQITQAGLKESHVHDVDITKEAPNYHG
- the dnaJ gene encoding molecular chaperone DnaJ, with the protein product MDYYELLGVERSASKEAIKKAFKQLARKYHPDYNPDNKEAEEKFKRISEAYSVLSDDEKRQIYDRYGKEGLEGRGMGGFNDLSDIFSNLFGEDSIFGNAFGFGNATRQKQSKIPKDLRMPLKLSFKEAVFGCKKTIKLDYKTLCSTCQGSGAKAGKLETCSSCKGRGQTFIQQGFMTLSSTCPRCHGSGEIVAEKCSACKGEGFSLAQESFEINVPEGIDQQMRIRVSSKGNEYKKGMRGDLYVEAVVGEDEHFVRDGSQIYIEVPVFFTSIPLGSKIMVPSLKKELELQIPPNTGDRAQFVFRGEGVKDVNTGRYGDLIAVVKIIYPKKLEEKQKELLLKLHESFGYESEPYKNVFEVCYGKVKRWWQDLTKSKEA